The genome window CTTATGCTGCGACGCCGGAAGAGATTGCCGCGCTTGCGCGCGAACTGCGCGATGCTAATTTCCGCATAGATGTGGCGCAGGACGGCGTGCACGTCTACGCCAAAGGGTTCCACCATGTCGCGGCCGACGCGATGGCGCTTTTTCCGCATCTTGCCGTCGAACATGACGGCGCCCACGCGTTTTACCTTGGCGCGGAATTGATGAAAGCCGAGATCGCCTACAAGCTCGGCAAGCGCTATCGTCAGGACGAGCCGCTCGACTTCGGCGTCGCGACGGAGAGCAATGAAGAGGATTCGACCCGCTTCAAGGAGATGGGTCACACCATGCGCAAAGCGGGCCAGGGACCTGCGAAAGATGCCTCTGATACATGAATGCGTCGTCACGACGCTGTCGCCGGAAGGTCGACCGCATATTGCGCCGCTCGGACTGATCGAGGAACACGGCTTCTGGATCGCCGCGCCGTTTCGTCCCTCCTCCACCCTGTTCAATCTCACGCATAATCCGAAAGCGACGGCGAGCTTCACCGACGACGCGCGGATTTTCGCCGGACTCGTCGCCGGCCAACGCAACTGGCCGCTCACCGACATCGAGGGCTGGCCGGCGCCGCGCCTTTCCGCCGCGCTGGCGCACGCCGAACTCATCGTCGCGCGCGTCGAGGAGCACGAATTGCGGCCGCGCTTTTTCTGCAGGGTGAGGCGGATTGAATCGCATCGCGCCTTTCTCGGCATGAACCGCGCGCGCGCCGCCGTGCTGGAAGCGGCGATTCTCGCGACGCGGCTCGACATGCTGCCGCGCGAAAAGATCGAGAGCGAACTCGCCTATCTGCAGATCGCCATCGACAAAACCGCCGGCGACGCCGAGCGCGAAGCCTGGAACATGGTGATGGAGAAAATTGACGCGTATAAGGAGCGAGCGGAGAAGTGCGCGTCGCGTTAGAGCAGGTTCCGAAAAAGTTGACTGACTTTTTCGATGAGAACCTGCTCCAACGGTTTGATTTTGAGCGTTTCCTTATCGATCACATGATTCCATGTGATCGGGAAGCGCTCTAGCGAAGCTTGGTTGCGCGATTCGCTAGCATGCCCCGTGAAAGAAGCGTGCGATGAACCCAAACGTCTGCGCGATGGCGGCGATCATTCTCCTTTCAACGTCGCAGGCGATTTGTGGCGACGCGTCGCCGACGAAGTCATCGGCGTCTACGCCAAGCTGGCTCGACAGCCTTACGATCGACGGATATTTGTCGGGAGGCGTCGCCATCAACTTCGCTCTCCCATACAATAAAATCAATTTCGGGCATCTTGATACGGATCGCGCCAACTGGCCCCAGTTCAATCAAGCGATTCTGAACGTCGAGCGGCCGCCAGACAAGAAGGCGGCCAACCTCGACTTTGGGTTAGCCTTCATCGGAATGCTCGGCACGGACGCTCGTTACACTCAGTTCCTTGGCCAAACCGAATATCTCATTCACGATCGCACGCAGCTTTCGATCGTCAAGGCGAATCTTCAGGCCCATCTGCCGATCCTGACGAAGGGCGGCGTTGACGTCACTGTCGGCCAATTCACAAGCTACAACGGTTTCGAAATGCTCACGTCGAAGGACAATATTTTCTATACGCGCTCTCTTAGTTCGAATGCCGGCCCCTTCGTCGACACCGGCGTCATGTCGATCATCCATGCAGCGGACTGGCTCGATCTTTACGCAGGCATTGTCACCGGCGTCGACACATCGATCGGCTGGCCGGGCGACAACAACAATTCGCCTTCCATTCACGCCGGCTTTGGCCTGAACCTCTTAGACGGCGATCTGACGATCCTCGCGATTACGCATTCGGGACCAGAAAATCCGAATGTGAAAGACCCTTTGTTGGTGGGTTGGCCGGATGGCGTCATCGGCGGCGTTCCTGCGGCTTGCGCCTGCAATCCCAACAACGCCTGGCGTCTGTTCA of Methylocystis sp. SC2 contains these proteins:
- a CDS encoding outer membrane beta-barrel protein, which gives rise to MNPNVCAMAAIILLSTSQAICGDASPTKSSASTPSWLDSLTIDGYLSGGVAINFALPYNKINFGHLDTDRANWPQFNQAILNVERPPDKKAANLDFGLAFIGMLGTDARYTQFLGQTEYLIHDRTQLSIVKANLQAHLPILTKGGVDVTVGQFTSYNGFEMLTSKDNIFYTRSLSSNAGPFVDTGVMSIIHAADWLDLYAGIVTGVDTSIGWPGDNNNSPSIHAGFGLNLLDGDLTILAITHSGPENPNVKDPLLVGWPDGVIGGVPAACACNPNNAWRLFNNLTATWNVTENLSLTSDISYFRESGWYPVSIFGSSFDALNALPNGWGFNLSLVPQHPRGATAYGIAQYATYKIDDSIKLGARVEFWRDAKNFFAAAYPGYFDSVNAEHGFPAPSVIVQPQGQGTSYLAITAGVTFSQKLTGLPYLSGLILRPEFRWEAAVNDTAPFFGPNGPKRTQGLFSMDVIAPFTIQ
- a CDS encoding DUF447 domain-containing protein; this translates as MPLIHECVVTTLSPEGRPHIAPLGLIEEHGFWIAAPFRPSSTLFNLTHNPKATASFTDDARIFAGLVAGQRNWPLTDIEGWPAPRLSAALAHAELIVARVEEHELRPRFFCRVRRIESHRAFLGMNRARAAVLEAAILATRLDMLPREKIESELAYLQIAIDKTAGDAEREAWNMVMEKIDAYKERAEKCASR